One Cryptosporangium aurantiacum DNA window includes the following coding sequences:
- a CDS encoding Ku protein — translation MRAIWKGVVSFGLVTIPIKLFSATEQHDVQLRQVHAADGGRIRYRRVCEAEDVEVPYSEIAKGYELPDGQVVVLDDEDFEKLPIASGRNIDVQKFVPSEQVDGLYLSKGYFLQADGPGAKPYVLLREALERAGTVALVKVALRQREALALLRPYGEVLLLQTMLWPDEIRDPAELAPDSDITVRAQEMQMAESYIQTLTGDLDMDEFSDDYAVALREVVDAKIQGHEVTQPEAPAEGGGAVLDLMAALEASVAEAKRARGEAVGETRPAAKSTPAKKSAPRKAAPKKATASSSSSAAKKTTAKKTSTKTAAKKAPAKTAARTTTKGTSQRKTA, via the coding sequence ATGCGTGCGATCTGGAAGGGCGTCGTGTCGTTCGGGCTCGTCACGATCCCGATCAAACTTTTTTCCGCAACCGAGCAGCACGACGTCCAGCTCCGCCAGGTCCACGCCGCGGACGGCGGACGGATCCGGTACCGCCGGGTCTGTGAGGCCGAGGACGTCGAGGTGCCTTACAGCGAGATCGCCAAGGGGTACGAGCTCCCGGACGGGCAGGTCGTGGTCCTCGACGACGAGGACTTCGAAAAGCTGCCGATCGCGTCCGGCCGCAACATCGACGTCCAGAAGTTCGTCCCGTCCGAGCAGGTCGACGGCCTGTACCTGTCCAAGGGGTACTTCCTGCAGGCCGACGGGCCCGGCGCGAAGCCCTACGTGCTGCTGCGCGAGGCGCTGGAACGAGCGGGCACGGTCGCGCTGGTGAAGGTCGCGCTGCGGCAGCGCGAAGCGCTGGCCCTGCTGCGCCCCTACGGCGAGGTCCTGCTGCTGCAGACGATGCTCTGGCCGGACGAGATCCGCGACCCGGCCGAGCTGGCTCCGGATTCGGACATCACGGTCCGGGCCCAGGAGATGCAGATGGCCGAGTCGTACATCCAGACGCTCACCGGCGACCTGGACATGGACGAGTTCAGCGACGACTACGCGGTGGCGCTCCGCGAGGTCGTGGACGCCAAGATCCAGGGCCACGAGGTCACCCAGCCGGAGGCACCGGCTGAGGGCGGTGGCGCGGTGCTGGACCTGATGGCGGCGCTGGAAGCGAGCGTCGCGGAGGCCAAACGAGCTCGCGGCGAGGCGGTCGGCGAGACGCGCCCGGCGGCGAAGAGCACGCCGGCGAAGAAGAGCGCGCCCCGCAAGGCGGCACCGAAGAAAGCCACGGCGTCCAGCAGCTCGTCGGCCGCGAAGAAGACCACGGCGAAGAAAACGTCGACGAAGACGGCGGCCAAGAAGGCTCCCGCCAAAACCGCTGCACGAACCACCACGAAGGGCACAAGCCAGCGCAAGACAGCCTGA
- a CDS encoding DUF3618 domain-containing protein, protein MGPRPEELEREIAFARDQLRRDVDELVARVSPRAVAQRQADRVASEAQRISAQAVATVVPLLRNGRDQVLSRPALLGIGAGLTVLSLATVLWRVRARH, encoded by the coding sequence GTGGGTCCGCGACCGGAAGAGTTAGAACGCGAGATCGCGTTCGCCCGCGATCAGCTACGGCGGGACGTGGACGAGCTGGTGGCGAGGGTCAGCCCGCGCGCGGTGGCCCAGCGCCAGGCCGACCGGGTCGCGAGCGAGGCACAGCGGATCTCGGCGCAGGCGGTCGCGACCGTCGTGCCGCTTCTGCGCAACGGGCGTGACCAAGTGCTCAGCCGTCCCGCGCTGCTCGGGATCGGTGCCGGACTGACCGTGTTGTCGCTCGCTACCGTGCTCTGGCGCGTTCGCGCGCGGCACTGA
- a CDS encoding phage holin family protein, translating to MASETGAKTVDSGNGAKPRPAVERAREPSIGQLVSDVAAGLSSLVQHEIALAKAELRLEAQKAVAGIAGLAVAAAAGLMIVPLLSLAAVYALSEVMAGYWAALIVAGVWALIAGIAGLLGALRLRRVNPVPTQAIEAVKEDVRWVRDRKS from the coding sequence GTGGCGTCGGAAACCGGTGCGAAGACGGTCGACAGTGGTAACGGTGCGAAGCCCCGGCCTGCGGTCGAGCGGGCGCGGGAACCCTCGATCGGACAGTTGGTCAGCGACGTCGCGGCCGGGCTCTCGAGCCTGGTGCAGCACGAGATCGCGCTGGCCAAGGCGGAGCTGCGCCTGGAGGCCCAGAAGGCGGTGGCCGGGATCGCCGGACTGGCGGTCGCCGCAGCTGCCGGGCTGATGATCGTCCCGCTGCTCTCGCTGGCCGCGGTGTACGCGCTGTCCGAGGTGATGGCAGGCTATTGGGCTGCACTGATCGTGGCAGGCGTCTGGGCGTTGATCGCCGGGATCGCCGGGCTGCTCGGTGCGTTGCGCCTGCGTCGGGTCAACCCCGTCCCGACGCAGGCGATCGAAGCGGTGAAGGAGGATGTGCGGTGGGTCCGCGACCGGAAGAGTTAG
- a CDS encoding ATP-binding protein, whose product MAVPERTSSEPAAAPPAPAGSDSLAPDAAGSDIELTLPADPVHVPVARALAADLAVRLDYDLDEVSDLRMAVDEACAELVAKASGPGRLRCVFRVDDDALRVTVSAATKDGATPGQNTFGWRVLTALVDEVTAWASEDNIVHIKLVKRRLEALA is encoded by the coding sequence ATGGCGGTGCCCGAACGGACCAGCTCGGAGCCGGCTGCGGCCCCACCTGCCCCGGCGGGAAGCGACTCGCTGGCCCCCGACGCAGCGGGCAGCGACATCGAGCTGACCCTGCCTGCCGACCCGGTCCACGTGCCGGTCGCCCGGGCGCTCGCGGCTGACCTCGCGGTCCGCCTCGACTACGACCTGGACGAGGTCTCCGACCTGCGGATGGCGGTCGACGAGGCGTGTGCCGAGCTGGTGGCGAAGGCCTCCGGTCCCGGCCGGCTGCGGTGCGTCTTCCGGGTCGACGACGACGCGCTGCGGGTGACCGTGTCGGCCGCCACGAAGGACGGAGCGACGCCCGGCCAGAACACGTTCGGCTGGCGCGTGCTGACCGCGCTGGTCGACGAGGTGACGGCGTGGGCGAGCGAGGACAACATCGTCCACATCAAGCTGGTCAAGCGCCGACTCGAGGCGCTCGCGTGA
- a CDS encoding ChaB family protein, producing the protein MPGREEMPSTLKRSPKKAQDTWVKTHDSAVEQYGEGERAHRTAFDSLKHSFEKVGDHWEPKDRKGPSDKQAAKSGAAARRGGKTAEGVDANASKSHLQDVARSLDIRGRSTMTKSELVEAIKKANRKKTAAART; encoded by the coding sequence ATGCCCGGCCGCGAGGAAATGCCGTCCACGCTGAAGCGCTCTCCGAAGAAGGCGCAGGACACGTGGGTGAAGACGCACGACTCCGCCGTCGAGCAGTACGGCGAGGGTGAGCGGGCGCATCGCACCGCGTTCGACTCGCTGAAGCACTCGTTCGAGAAGGTCGGCGACCACTGGGAGCCGAAGGACCGCAAGGGCCCGTCCGACAAGCAGGCGGCGAAGAGCGGCGCCGCGGCGCGCCGCGGCGGCAAGACCGCGGAGGGTGTGGACGCCAACGCGTCCAAGTCCCACCTGCAGGACGTCGCCCGTTCGCTGGACATCCGGGGCCGCTCGACGATGACCAAGAGCGAGCTCGTCGAGGCGATCAAGAAGGCGAACCGCAAGAAGACCGCGGCCGCGCGCACGTAG
- a CDS encoding STAS domain-containing protein: MVDPAGSAAPERTGALGDATDAVLSVEQVPPTDDGRQVVRVGGEIDMLTAPRLRDALTPVVAVPGSDVVLDLDAVTFLGSNGLGVLVELSQQAESVGTKFRLVCANRTVSRPLTLTGLDQVLDFHESFADLPPVGS; encoded by the coding sequence ATGGTCGACCCCGCTGGTTCGGCGGCCCCAGAACGGACCGGTGCGCTCGGTGACGCGACGGACGCGGTGCTGTCGGTGGAGCAAGTACCGCCGACGGACGACGGGCGACAGGTAGTTCGGGTCGGCGGCGAGATCGACATGCTCACCGCGCCCCGGCTCCGCGACGCCCTGACCCCCGTTGTGGCCGTGCCCGGCTCGGACGTCGTGCTGGATCTCGATGCGGTGACGTTCCTCGGCTCGAACGGGCTGGGCGTGCTGGTCGAGCTGTCGCAGCAGGCCGAGTCGGTCGGTACGAAGTTCCGGCTGGTGTGCGCGAACCGCACGGTCAGTCGTCCCCTGACCCTGACCGGTCTGGACCAGGTCCTCGACTTCCACGAGTCGTTCGCCGACCTGCCGCCGGTCGGGAGCTGA